The nucleotide window tttatatattccaCTGTATTGTTTTTTCCATTCCGCCCACATTATGCATGGTTGTCCAGTACTTATTACCTGTGGAATCCACGTTGCAGGTAACGGAATTGCTTGAGGATTTTTGATGAGATCATTACAGATTGTTTGAAACTGTGCATTCGCCGCAGGAGATTCCGATTCACGTAAAGTACCAGCAATATCGTGCAGTGTAGCATGTTGCCGACAACTATCCGCAATTGTTGGTGTAACTGTTGaggtaaaatatattattgttgTAATTACTGTCtatgaacaaatattttttttgtataagaaaaatataaatgcatTTTGAGGCAACTTTGAACAATACTCACAATTGATTTCAGCGCTATACGTTAATTCTTTCGCAGGCTCAATTGCAGTTTCGTCTAAACATTGTCTTTTAAACGTTTTgtctaaaaattataatgtgTTTTCATAATGATTTTAATGCAATAAGGATACATTCAGAAATGGATATACCTAGTGTAATCTCATAACTTCGTGAATTTCCGTTATTTTCAAGGACTACATTCTCTTGGCTAATACTTCGTAAATATTCCGTATTTTCTGCAGCTTTGTTaactattttatttcttaCTTTTCCggcattttcaaaaacttcGACCTCTTGGTTACTACTTCCTGAAGGTAACAGCGGACTAGTTAACGAAGCATCTAACATATATTAATTAACACAGTAATTATTATGATACACATTGTTACTCCGCGTAATATCTATAGATTAGTTAACATTTTTAAGTAAAGAGGAGCACTATTGATTGAGAATGTCCCACAGAAAGtgacatatttaaaaaatgctacACAAAACGTAGCACGTCTCACTAATTTGCAGCAAAGAATAGCATAACTCGCGGAATTTCCgtgaaaaagtaatttacgCATTTTCCTAGACTACTGGCtcgaattcatttttttttttgtttcattcaaatttttgGGGTAAGCTATTTTCTCCGATACTcgacatatttttttaaatcacatACTGCAGTCCATTTCAAATTCTGGATGTGGTTTGccactttttaaaaacatatctCAGATTAAAACTCGCGGTGGTTaaattatacatacatttttttaggaTCTGAATTGTGCAACTTTTGAACGCTGGATTGCAAATTCTGCTAGTAACTGCAAGCAGGTTGGTTTACCACGTTTAAATGTGCtagctttaataaaaacttttcaaCTGTGCTTCTTTCTATAAACCGATAATATATTGTACTTTTCGATATACGGTGTGGaagcatataaaaataaatatttgttcaCCTGTTCGCAAACTActatacaataattattattaatatttatataaaaccaCATACTGCATGCACCAATTGCTTTCGGCAAATAATTAACTTCTACAGAGACTACAGCATAGCATACTGGTTGTCGATCTTCTGCATTGGTTTCTTTCTCAATTAATGGAAAAATAGACGGCACCGAACCTTTTTTTATGGAACATTTATCCTTTGGCAATGTATATCTACTGCCATCGGGAAGAACGTGGATGAATTCTTTCTCGACTTcatcttttttaaaatgaagttCACAAATGCGATGGTGCTTTCGCAACGAATTGCCGTTTGGAATAGCTTTTTGCCATAAACGAAAAATTTCATCCtataaaacaaatatattacATCGTCATTAAATAGATACTTATCGATGCGTAGAAAGTCTGCACAAAATTCTAATGTATTACTGATGTGGCCCTAAACATAGCTATACGCAGTTCACTGTCGgtgtccttttttttttattttttatttacatccACTTATAAAACACGACATTTTTATAGTGTCACGGACGTAACCCACCACCACTCCGTAACAAT belongs to Nasonia vitripennis strain AsymCx chromosome 5 unlocalized genomic scaffold, Nvit_psr_1.1 chr5_random0004, whole genome shotgun sequence and includes:
- the LOC107980664 gene encoding uncharacterized protein LOC107980664; the encoded protein is MEYAVDITGFKQIEEDYILKELAIIPLKENSADPDEIFRLWQKAIPNGNSLRKHHRICELHFKKDEVEKEFIHVLPDGSRYTLPKDKCSIKKGSVPSIFPLIEKETNAEDRQPVCYAVVSVEVNYLPKAIGACNASLTSPLLPSGSSNQEVEVFENAGKVRNKIVNKAAENTEYLRSISQENVVLENNGNSRSYEITLDKTFKRQCLDETAIEPAKELTYSAEINFTPTIADSCRQHATLHDIAGTLRESESPAANAQFQTICNDLIKNPQAIPLPATWIPQVISTGQPCIMWAEWKKQYSGIYKYIILFPDMSVKVMSHQIRSPNWQHKLGISKYIANKIKAIWVCRTEASSCAAIQGLSVQDIKDYSDNSLIHNSSSEVPSNSSSMKDLSMDTINEILGLNGNDPEHFFVEMFIKIVSDANKIFADLLDKEQPQFGHEVGMLNSTMQADIDFEEKLRELWTKMNQFYELNIAIVNDIFIEKFDHFIIQDVCAV